The following coding sequences lie in one Vibrio sp. ED004 genomic window:
- the hutZ gene encoding heme utilization protein HutZ: MEQQVKQERLQGRLGPEIKEFRQERCTLQLATVDEEGRPNVSYAPFVQNQEGYFVLISDIARHARNLKANPQVSLMMIEDEESSKQLYARKRLTFDAQASVVERETELWTQVIGQMQERFGEIIDGLSQLQDFSLFNLKAENGLFVKGFGQAYQVSGDDLVDFVHLQEGHKKVSNE, translated from the coding sequence ATGGAACAGCAAGTAAAACAAGAACGTCTACAAGGTCGCTTAGGTCCAGAAATTAAAGAGTTTCGCCAAGAGCGCTGTACCCTTCAACTTGCAACGGTTGATGAAGAAGGTCGTCCAAACGTAAGTTACGCACCTTTCGTTCAGAACCAAGAAGGTTACTTTGTTCTAATTTCTGATATTGCTCGTCATGCTCGTAACTTGAAAGCAAACCCTCAAGTGTCTTTGATGATGATTGAAGACGAAGAGAGCTCGAAGCAGCTTTACGCACGTAAGCGTCTAACGTTTGATGCGCAAGCGAGCGTTGTAGAACGTGAAACGGAGCTTTGGACTCAAGTGATCGGCCAGATGCAAGAGCGTTTCGGCGAGATCATCGATGGTCTGAGCCAGCTTCAAGATTTCTCTCTGTTCAACCTTAAAGCAGAGAACGGCCTGTTCGTTAAAGGCTTTGGTCAGGCATACCAAGTATCGGGTGACGATCTAGTAGATTTCGTTCACCTGCAAGAAGGCCACAAAAAAGTATCTAACGAGTAA